From Verrucomicrobiota bacterium JB022, one genomic window encodes:
- a CDS encoding SUMF1/EgtB/PvdO family nonheme iron enzyme — protein sequence MSHLPYGSVITQELLQKGDRLGPYLVMERLAVHLFGALYRVDKEQYGQVLIHVLPKSLSSDPVFHKAYLGRCAKLNSLKDTGLLEIRDGDRFEERLVIEYVDEAGLQTLGDYFYDQRPDPGLSVSQLKTLMGKVTDAFKAARSRMIGHFALTPDMVMVSPKGDVFVYGFGLYESLQRRKFEVFLSGAIIPILEDDERVHLTAMDTFSPEVRNDEEFDQRADIFSLGILTYFLLTGQKPTREWVLPTEARPELTEGWDLFISRCLEPDAYDRFANLNAFGEDLNRAEKLHHVARSQEQKGQVLQNLEGLPLPKKLQQRYSRSAQNYIRLGFLVAAGVAVLGLAWMGLQFFTAQNAAPEPTERVITRLEPGARGVDLLVRTFPARASLRFPEQSQQFVVSEGQLALDLPRGTYTVEVSAPRFNTVRRRLEVAGEPVTLDLQLQPEVAELQLTSRPGATVDVLLPEGVALYLDRVPDTGTLTLPDRLLVGRYQLRVSSPGYTPALLDVDLRNGEPARVTAPLEPLPSPLQVLSQPEGLAVMVNGQRRGKTPLTLNNLPLGEALQVTVGEGGYKTANREVTLRAGEPQVLDFGALEERRGELELKVSMAGRTPTPDQLAALQVAVGDESYSGQPAVVADVRAGSEQIRVEHPDFVAVAREVNVLEDDRTRVTIDLAPKPAAVRVQLPEGLPHALLVNRERQTPRADGLYEVAALEPLQLQLFVQHYQPAATQVTIPPNKAYLWQPELKPLAGPQTGEAWEVPYLAMELLWIPAGRDELGSPVEEPDRRPADGPITPVALERGYWIAKHEVTQRLYTALMGRNPSENRGGEDLPVDSVSWRDAMQFCARLTEQERRYGRVPAGYEYRLPTEMEWEYAARAGSDAPFSFGAQAVGGEQGNFRGEYPRNFRQFQGRTTTTTERPNGPQPVGSYLPNAWGLYDVHGNVAEWTLDGYLDRLPGEAVGNYTREVGTMGRAVRGGSWQEAAEFARSASRSRLSETTSRASLGFRVVLAPVMESLPVRK from the coding sequence ATGTCTCACTTGCCGTATGGGTCGGTTATCACCCAGGAACTGCTGCAAAAGGGGGACCGGTTGGGTCCATACCTGGTGATGGAGCGGCTGGCCGTTCACTTGTTCGGCGCGCTTTACCGGGTGGACAAAGAGCAGTATGGGCAAGTGCTCATCCACGTGCTGCCCAAGTCGTTGAGCAGCGACCCCGTCTTTCACAAGGCGTACCTGGGCCGCTGCGCCAAGCTCAACAGCCTGAAGGATACCGGCCTGCTGGAAATCCGCGATGGCGACCGCTTTGAGGAGCGCCTGGTGATCGAGTATGTCGACGAGGCGGGCCTGCAGACCTTGGGCGATTATTTTTACGACCAGCGGCCCGACCCGGGGCTGAGCGTCAGCCAGCTCAAGACCTTGATGGGGAAGGTGACGGATGCCTTCAAGGCCGCCCGCAGCCGCATGATCGGCCACTTTGCGTTGACGCCCGACATGGTGATGGTCAGCCCCAAGGGCGACGTTTTCGTCTACGGGTTTGGGCTCTATGAATCCCTGCAGCGCCGCAAATTCGAGGTGTTCCTGAGCGGGGCGATCATCCCGATCCTCGAAGACGACGAGCGCGTGCACCTCACCGCGATGGACACCTTCAGCCCGGAGGTGCGCAACGATGAGGAGTTCGACCAGCGGGCCGACATCTTTTCGCTCGGCATCCTCACGTATTTCCTCCTCACCGGCCAAAAGCCGACCCGCGAGTGGGTGCTGCCCACCGAGGCGCGCCCGGAGCTGACGGAGGGCTGGGACTTGTTCATCAGCCGCTGTCTGGAGCCCGACGCCTACGACCGCTTTGCCAACCTCAACGCGTTTGGCGAAGACCTCAATCGCGCGGAAAAGCTGCACCACGTGGCGCGTTCGCAGGAGCAGAAGGGGCAGGTGTTGCAGAACCTGGAGGGCTTGCCGCTGCCGAAGAAGCTGCAGCAGCGCTATTCGCGCTCGGCCCAGAACTACATCCGCCTCGGTTTTCTGGTTGCGGCGGGTGTGGCTGTGCTGGGGTTGGCCTGGATGGGCCTGCAGTTCTTTACCGCCCAGAATGCGGCGCCGGAGCCTACCGAGCGGGTGATCACGCGGCTGGAGCCCGGCGCTCGCGGTGTGGACTTGCTGGTGCGGACGTTCCCGGCCCGTGCGTCGCTGCGCTTCCCGGAGCAGAGCCAGCAGTTTGTGGTGTCGGAGGGGCAACTGGCGCTCGATCTGCCGCGTGGCACCTACACCGTGGAGGTGTCGGCCCCGCGCTTCAACACCGTGCGGCGCCGCCTGGAAGTGGCGGGCGAGCCGGTGACGCTCGATTTGCAGCTGCAACCGGAAGTGGCCGAGCTGCAACTGACTTCCCGCCCGGGGGCTACTGTCGACGTGTTGCTGCCGGAGGGAGTGGCGCTTTACCTCGACCGGGTGCCCGATACCGGCACGCTGACTTTGCCCGACCGTCTGCTGGTGGGGCGCTACCAGTTGCGCGTCTCTTCGCCCGGCTACACCCCCGCGCTCCTCGATGTGGATTTGCGCAACGGCGAGCCAGCCCGCGTGACGGCCCCTCTGGAGCCGTTGCCGAGCCCTTTGCAGGTGCTTTCGCAGCCCGAGGGCCTGGCCGTGATGGTCAACGGCCAACGCCGGGGCAAGACGCCGCTCACCTTGAACAACCTGCCGCTGGGCGAGGCCCTGCAGGTGACGGTGGGCGAGGGCGGCTACAAGACGGCCAATCGCGAGGTGACGCTCCGCGCGGGTGAGCCTCAGGTATTGGATTTTGGTGCCCTCGAAGAGCGCCGGGGCGAGCTGGAGCTGAAAGTGTCGATGGCAGGCAGGACGCCGACCCCGGACCAGCTCGCTGCCCTGCAGGTGGCGGTGGGCGATGAGTCTTACTCCGGTCAACCGGCGGTGGTGGCCGATGTGCGCGCAGGCAGCGAGCAGATCCGCGTCGAGCACCCAGACTTTGTGGCGGTAGCGCGCGAGGTAAACGTGCTGGAAGACGACCGCACGCGCGTGACGATCGACTTGGCGCCGAAACCTGCCGCCGTGCGTGTGCAGTTGCCGGAAGGCCTGCCCCACGCCCTGCTGGTCAATCGCGAGCGCCAGACGCCCCGGGCCGACGGCCTCTACGAGGTGGCCGCGCTTGAGCCTTTGCAGCTGCAGCTGTTTGTGCAGCATTACCAGCCGGCCGCGACGCAGGTGACGATCCCGCCCAACAAGGCCTACCTCTGGCAGCCGGAGCTGAAGCCGCTCGCCGGCCCGCAAACCGGCGAAGCCTGGGAAGTGCCCTACCTGGCGATGGAGCTGCTCTGGATCCCCGCCGGTCGGGACGAGCTGGGCAGCCCGGTGGAAGAGCCGGACCGCCGCCCGGCGGACGGCCCGATCACGCCCGTGGCGCTCGAACGGGGCTACTGGATCGCCAAGCACGAGGTGACGCAGCGGCTTTACACCGCCCTCATGGGGCGCAACCCGAGCGAGAACCGGGGCGGTGAAGACTTGCCGGTCGACAGCGTGAGCTGGCGCGACGCCATGCAGTTTTGTGCCCGCCTGACCGAGCAGGAGCGGCGCTACGGTCGCGTACCCGCCGGGTACGAGTATCGCCTGCCCACCGAGATGGAGTGGGAATACGCCGCCCGAGCCGGTTCCGACGCGCCCTTCAGCTTTGGCGCGCAGGCCGTGGGCGGTGAGCAGGGCAACTTCCGCGGCGAGTATCCGCGCAATTTCCGCCAGTTCCAGGGCCGCACGACCACCACGACCGAGCGCCCGAACGGTCCTCAGCCCGTTGGCAGCTACCTGCCCAACGCCTGGGGCCTCTACGACGTGCACGGCAACGTGGCCGAGTGGACCCTCGACGGCTATCTCGACCGCCTGCCGGGTGAAGCCGTGGGCAACTACACCCGCGAGGTCGGCACGATGGGCCGGGCGGTGCGTGGCGGCAGTTGGCAGGAAGCGGCGGAATTTGCCCGCAGCGCCTCGCGCTCGCGCCTCAGCGAAACGACCTCCCGCGCCTCACTGGGCTTCCGCGTCGTGCTTGCGCCAGTGATGGAAAGCCTGCCGGTGCGGAAGTAA
- a CDS encoding energy transducer TonB translates to MTRNIISLGLLALLATAASTQAAETASKVESPRKIVGEQPAYPIEARLQGIEGTVMVEFLVDEQGKPFGPGVVNDAHPLLAAEALKTIRNWQFEPATRDGSATYAVVRIPVVFSLTAPDHTVTPTDSLLAAK, encoded by the coding sequence ATGACTCGTAACATCATTTCCCTCGGCCTGCTGGCCCTCCTCGCCACCGCCGCCTCGACCCAAGCCGCTGAAACCGCGAGCAAGGTAGAAAGCCCGCGGAAGATCGTCGGCGAACAACCAGCCTACCCGATCGAAGCCCGCTTGCAAGGGATCGAGGGCACGGTGATGGTCGAGTTCCTCGTGGACGAGCAAGGCAAGCCCTTTGGCCCGGGCGTCGTCAACGACGCACATCCCCTTCTCGCGGCGGAAGCCCTGAAGACGATCCGCAACTGGCAATTCGAGCCCGCGACCCGCGACGGCTCTGCAACCTATGCGGTGGTCCGCATCCCGGTCGTCTTTTCGCTGACCGCCCCTGACCATACAGTCACGCCCACCGATTCCCTGCTGGCCGCCAAGTAG